The Vibrio tubiashii ATCC 19109 genome has a segment encoding these proteins:
- a CDS encoding TIGR01777 family oxidoreductase: MKVLLTGGTGFIGRELLKHLTTHEVVLLTREPRHAKMLLSHTDMGNVTYISSLDDFHHLNDFDAVINLAGEPIANKRWTKKQKKNICDSRWKLTETLVELVHASTTPPEVFISGSAVGYYGDQQEHPFDESLHVNCQGFPHHVCSKWEQIANRARSEMTRVCILRTGVVLAPQGGALLKMLPPYRLGLGGPLGHGRQYMPWIHMLDMVRGIIYLLETPHAHGEFNLCAPHPVSNKQFSQTLAKTLKRPHLLFTPKWIMSVAMGESSVLLFDSIRAKPKKLTELGFRFSYSRLEPALKNLLQHHE, translated from the coding sequence ATGAAGGTACTGCTCACTGGAGGAACCGGTTTTATCGGCCGAGAGTTGCTTAAGCATTTAACTACTCATGAAGTAGTCTTGCTTACTCGTGAGCCTAGACATGCCAAAATGCTCCTAAGCCATACCGACATGGGCAACGTAACTTACATTTCTTCACTGGATGATTTTCATCACCTCAATGATTTTGACGCCGTCATCAACCTCGCAGGCGAGCCAATAGCCAATAAGCGTTGGACTAAAAAGCAGAAAAAAAACATCTGTGATAGCCGCTGGAAACTGACCGAAACTTTGGTCGAACTTGTTCATGCCAGTACTACCCCACCTGAAGTCTTTATCAGTGGTTCTGCGGTAGGCTACTACGGAGACCAACAAGAACATCCTTTCGACGAAAGCCTTCATGTGAATTGCCAAGGCTTTCCACACCATGTGTGCAGCAAATGGGAGCAAATTGCTAACCGTGCCCGCTCTGAGATGACGCGTGTCTGCATTTTACGTACAGGTGTGGTACTCGCTCCTCAAGGAGGAGCTCTGCTGAAAATGCTTCCTCCTTACCGTTTGGGTTTAGGTGGACCATTGGGCCATGGTCGCCAATATATGCCTTGGATTCATATGTTGGATATGGTCCGCGGTATTATCTACTTGCTCGAAACCCCCCATGCTCACGGGGAGTTTAATCTCTGTGCGCCGCACCCTGTGTCGAATAAGCAGTTCAGCCAAACATTGGCTAAAACACTCAAGCGTCCACACCTTCTTTTCACGCCTAAATGGATAATGTCAGTGGCGATGGGAGAAAGCTCAGTACTACTGTTCGACAGTATTAGAGCCAAACCGAAGAAGTTAACTGAGCTCGGATTTCGCTTCAGTTACTCACGCCTTGAACCTGCACTAAAAAACTTGTTACAACACCATGAATAA
- a CDS encoding DUF1538 domain-containing protein: MEAATALFKALLGSLRDLLPIIVVIAFFQLVVLQEPLPNLLSILFGLVLVVFGLTFFIFGLEMGLFPIGETMAQAFARKGSVFWLLIFAFCLGFGTTVAEPALTAVADEAAEVAAEGGMIAHNEESMEDYANGLRYTVALSVGIAILLGVLRILKGWPIQYMIIGGYIGVVVLTMFAPQSIIGVAYDSGGVTTSTITVPLVTALGVGLASAIKGRNPMIDGFGLIAFASLLPMMFVMVYGMVVA; encoded by the coding sequence GTGGAAGCAGCGACGGCGTTATTTAAAGCGCTACTAGGAAGTTTACGGGATCTTTTACCCATCATTGTTGTCATTGCTTTTTTTCAGCTTGTTGTTTTACAAGAGCCTCTCCCAAATTTACTGTCTATTTTGTTTGGTCTTGTATTAGTTGTCTTTGGCTTAACGTTTTTTATCTTTGGTTTAGAGATGGGCTTGTTCCCCATCGGTGAAACCATGGCTCAAGCTTTTGCTCGTAAGGGAAGCGTATTTTGGCTGCTCATCTTTGCATTTTGTTTAGGTTTTGGTACCACCGTCGCAGAGCCTGCATTAACTGCTGTTGCCGATGAAGCGGCAGAAGTGGCTGCAGAAGGAGGAATGATTGCCCACAATGAAGAGTCAATGGAGGACTACGCTAATGGACTTCGCTACACCGTCGCTTTATCCGTTGGGATAGCGATATTGCTGGGTGTGTTGCGTATTCTCAAAGGGTGGCCCATTCAATATATGATCATTGGCGGCTACATCGGTGTGGTGGTTCTTACTATGTTTGCGCCACAGAGCATTATTGGTGTGGCTTATGATTCTGGTGGAGTGACGACCTCAACCATTACTGTACCATTGGTGACAGCACTCGGTGTCGGTCTTGCTTCAGCGATTAAGGGGCGTAATCCAATGATAGATGGATTCGGTCTGATTGCTTTTGCCTCACTGTTACCCATGATGTTTGTAATGGTCTATGGAATGGTGGTGGCATGA